From Clarias gariepinus isolate MV-2021 ecotype Netherlands chromosome 2, CGAR_prim_01v2, whole genome shotgun sequence, one genomic window encodes:
- the LOC128541145 gene encoding E3 ubiquitin/ISG15 ligase TRIM25-like codes for MAEASISVDQDQFICPVCLDLLKDPVSLSCGHSFCKVCINACWDQEDKSGVYRCPQCRDTFTPRPVLHRNNMLAEVVEKLKKKPEVQAASPAYCYAGPGDVECDFCTGKKDKAIKSCLMCLASFCETHLKPHLEVPGLKKHTLIEASAKLQEKICSEHNEVLKIYCRTDQTCICYLCTMDNHKGHNTVTAATERAEKQSELEKKQIKSQQRIQEKQKKVQELKQAVNTIKLSAQTAVEDSERIFTELISSMEKKRSEVTELIRAQEKTELSRAERLLEQLEQEIADLQRRLTELEQLSHTHDHIQVLQALASGRHSPPMDRPNFQTSSISVHQHLSFDGVRNCLSDLKKRLKDFYEEQFNKIPPYAAAVQIFSPPEPQSREEFLKYFRYLTLDPNTAHRDLILSEKNRAARFSLREQQYSDHPERFNYWCQVLCKESVSGCCYWEVEWSGEDVDISVSYNDISRKGLGDECRFGLNNQSWSLLCSSSSSSFPFFYHNKIKADLKGSLTSRIGVYVDHSAGTLSFYSVSGDTMKLLHRVHTTFTQPLYAGFWLFGGSSPTVRLCNPE; via the exons ATGGCTGAGGCCAGTATTTCAGTAGATCAGGATCAGTTcatctgtccagtgtgtctggatctCCTGAAGGATCCGGTGTCTCTTTcctgtggtcacagtttctgtaaggtgtgtattaatgcCTGCTGGGATCAGGAGGATAAGAGTGGAGTTTATAGATGTCCTCAGTGCAGAGACACTTTCACTCCAAGGCCTGTTCTACACAGAAACAACATGCTGGCTGAAGTGGTGGAGAAACTGAAGAAGAAGCCTGAAGTCCAAGCTGCTTCTCCTGCTTACTGTTACGCTGGacctggagatgtggagtgtgatttcTGCACCGGGAAAAAAGACAAAGCCATCAAGTCCTGTCTAATGTGTCTGGCTTCATTTTGTGAAACTCATTTGAAACCGCACCTGGAAGTTCCTGGtttgaaaaaacacacattaattgAAGCTTCAGCAAAACTCCAAGAGAAGATCTGCTCTGAACATAATGAAGTGCTGAAGATCTACTGCCGTACTGATCAAACCTGCATCTGTTATTTGTGTACAATGGATAATCACAAAGGACACAACACCGTCACAGCCGCAACTGAAAGAGCTGAGAAACAG AGTGAGTTAGAGAAGAAGCAGATAAAATCCcagcagagaatccaggagaagcagaagaaggtgcaggagctgaaacaggctgtgaacactataaag ctgagtgcacagacagcagtggaggacagtgagaggatctttactgagctgatcagctccatggagaaaaagcgctcggaggtgacggagctgatcagagctcaggagaagactgaactgagtcgagctgaacgactcctggagcaactggagcaggagattgctgatcttcagaggagactcactgagctggagcagctgtcacacacacacgatcacatcCAGGTTCTCCAG GCTTTAGCTTCTGGACGTCATTCTCCTCCAATGGACAGACCAAACTTTCAGACATCCAGCATCAGTGTCCATCAACATCTCTCATTTGATGGAGTGAGGAATTGTCTCTCAGATCTGAAAAAGAGACTCAAAGACTTCTATGAGGAGCAGTTCAACAAAATCCCTCCATATG ctgcagcagttcAGATCTTTTCACCACCAGAGCCACAGAGCAGAGAAGAGTTtctgaaat atttccgttatctgactctggatcccaacacGGCACATCGTGACCTCATTCTGTCTGAGAAGAACAGAGCGGCGAGATTCAGCTTAAGAGAGCAGCAGTACTCTgatcatccagagagatttAATTACTGGTGTCAGGTGTTGTGTAAGGAGAGTGTGAGTGGAtgctgttactgggaggtggagtggagcGGTGAGGATGTGGATATATCAGTCTCATATAACGACATCAGCAGGAAAGGACTGGGTGATGAGTGTCGGTTTGGACTCAACAATCAGTCCTGGAGTCTGctgtgttcttcttcttcttcttcctttcccTTTTTCTATCACAACAAGATTAAGGCTGATCTAAAAGGTTCATTAACCtccagaataggagtgtatgtggatcacagtgcaggaactctgtccttctacagcgtcTCTGGAGACACGATgaagctcctccacagagtccacaccacattcactcagcctctgtacGCTGGATTCTGGCTCTTCGGTGGAAGTAGTCCTACTGTGAGATTGTGTAATCCAGAAtaa